The uncultured Pseudodesulfovibrio sp. genome includes a region encoding these proteins:
- the galE gene encoding UDP-glucose 4-epimerase GalE has product MKIQKVLVSGGAGYIGTHTCIELLAAGYEVVCADNFNNSSPEAMKRVEQITGTAIPVHRMDFCNLEEVKDLFQAEAIDAAIHFAGYKAVGESVQKPLMYYENNLLSLINLCKVMGEGNGKNIVFSSSATVYGLSDKLPLTEETPTSAYNPYGRTKLYIEEILKDLHAAEPDWNMSILRYFNPVGAHPSGLIGEDPTGIPNNLMPYIAQVAVGRLEQLSVYGDDYDTPDGTGVRDFIHVVDLARGHVAALRKLEEEPGYVVHNLGTGKGCSVLELVHAFERINNVSIPYRITDRRPGDVAANYASTDKARNELGWEATHTIEDMVRDTWNWQSKNPQGYRDADG; this is encoded by the coding sequence ATGAAAATACAGAAGGTATTGGTCTCCGGAGGAGCCGGTTACATCGGCACCCACACTTGCATCGAGCTGCTCGCCGCCGGCTATGAAGTGGTCTGTGCGGACAACTTCAACAACAGCTCGCCTGAGGCCATGAAGCGGGTGGAACAGATCACCGGCACGGCCATTCCCGTGCACCGCATGGACTTCTGCAACCTGGAAGAGGTCAAAGACCTGTTCCAGGCGGAGGCCATCGACGCAGCCATCCACTTCGCCGGATACAAGGCAGTCGGCGAATCCGTGCAAAAACCCCTTATGTATTATGAAAACAACCTGCTCAGCCTGATCAATCTGTGCAAAGTCATGGGCGAGGGCAACGGCAAGAACATCGTCTTCAGTTCATCCGCCACGGTCTACGGATTGTCGGACAAACTCCCGCTTACCGAAGAGACCCCGACCAGCGCCTACAACCCCTATGGTCGCACAAAGCTTTACATAGAAGAAATTCTGAAGGATCTGCACGCAGCCGAACCGGATTGGAACATGTCCATCCTGCGCTATTTCAATCCGGTTGGCGCGCACCCCTCCGGACTCATCGGCGAAGATCCCACGGGCATCCCCAACAACCTCATGCCCTACATCGCCCAGGTGGCCGTGGGACGGCTGGAGCAACTGAGCGTCTACGGCGACGATTACGACACCCCTGACGGCACGGGCGTGCGCGATTTCATCCATGTGGTCGATCTGGCCCGAGGCCACGTTGCCGCTCTGCGCAAGCTCGAAGAGGAGCCCGGCTACGTGGTTCACAACCTGGGCACGGGCAAGGGGTGCAGCGTGCTCGAATTGGTCCATGCCTTCGAGCGGATCAACAATGTTTCCATCCCCTACCGGATCACCGATCGCCGCCCTGGCGATGTGGCCGCCAACTACGCATCCACGGACAAGGCCCGCAACGAGCTGGGCTGGGAAGCAACCCACACCATCGAGGACATGGTCCGCGATACCTGGAACTGGCAGTCGAAGAACCCGCAAGGATACCGGGACGCCGACGGCTAA
- a CDS encoding universal stress protein, translated as MKTFFKRIAGNRRKTVTPASAAATATASAAADCVCKEKQQCKILIVCKGQEFSQGIADYAVDMACKTRSSLVALNIDESGRDFDGFCSQAQRNIEYFNTKAANAGLAFSHEIQQGDENSIVARMHEKDPSFRYVMDDSAAVCKNRRSIPVYTRATLRAK; from the coding sequence ATGAAGACTTTTTTCAAACGAATCGCAGGCAATCGCCGCAAAACCGTTACCCCCGCTTCTGCCGCCGCCACGGCAACCGCTTCGGCAGCCGCCGACTGTGTTTGCAAGGAAAAGCAGCAGTGCAAGATTCTCATCGTCTGCAAAGGCCAGGAATTTTCCCAGGGCATCGCAGACTATGCAGTGGACATGGCCTGCAAAACCCGCAGCTCCCTGGTGGCTCTGAACATCGATGAGTCCGGACGGGACTTCGACGGTTTCTGCAGCCAGGCCCAGCGCAACATCGAATACTTCAATACCAAGGCGGCCAACGCCGGCCTGGCTTTCAGCCACGAGATACAGCAGGGAGACGAGAATTCCATCGTCGCCCGTATGCATGAAAAGGACCCCAGCTTCCGTTACGTCATGGACGACTCCGCAGCCGTCTGCAAGAACAGGAGAAGCATCCCCGTTTACACCCGAGCTACGTTGCGAGCGAAATAA
- a CDS encoding methylglyoxal synthase: MDRIKNIAVVAHDNCKDELLDFIACNREALAPHSLVATGTTGRLVEDLLAEGEDSRAEHKTVLRLKSGPLGGDQQLGAMISNGEVDVLFFFWDPMEPQPHDVDVKALLRLAVLYNIPTASNRSSAEFLISSTFFDHEFCIKRGRYFEYANRKLK, translated from the coding sequence ATGGACAGGATCAAGAATATCGCGGTGGTCGCTCACGACAACTGCAAGGATGAATTGCTCGATTTCATCGCCTGCAACCGGGAGGCTCTGGCCCCGCACAGTCTGGTCGCCACAGGAACGACCGGGCGGCTGGTCGAGGACTTGCTGGCCGAAGGGGAGGACTCCAGGGCCGAACACAAGACTGTCCTGCGCCTCAAGTCCGGTCCGCTGGGCGGGGACCAGCAACTCGGTGCCATGATCAGCAACGGCGAAGTGGACGTTCTGTTCTTTTTCTGGGACCCCATGGAGCCGCAGCCGCATGACGTGGACGTCAAGGCGTTGCTGCGTCTGGCCGTACTCTACAACATCCCCACGGCGTCCAACCGCTCCTCGGCCGAGTTCCTGATTTCATCCACCTTTTTCGATCACGAATTCTGCATCAAGCGGGGGCGCTATTTCGAATACGCCAACCGCAAGCTGAAGTAG
- a CDS encoding NAD-dependent succinate-semialdehyde dehydrogenase has product MPLQSLNPLTGKVTKQFDEFTPEQTAEAVLETAKGYASWKNTDFAHRAKCLMSLAQVLRDRADEFAAIMAEEMGKPVSFGRAEALKCAGVCEFYAKNGEAMLTPEPVSGCGQEAYVDFAPMGTVLAVMPWNFPFWQVLRVAAPTLMAGNTVVLKHASNVPQCALAIESAFRESDFPDDVFRTLLIGARQVESVLDADSVIGVSLTGSEGAGSKVAAAAGARLKKCVMELGGSDPFVVLADADLDKAAKVGAMSRCANAGQTCIAAKRFIVVEEAYDEFLAALGREMDALKMGDPMNEDTVVGPMSSTGLRAELQRQVERCTAAGGRIVKGGVLPEGEGAFYPLTIIADAPFDAEVCREEFFGPVALVFKAKDEEEAVAMANDTPFGLGGSVWTGDGAHGLELARRIEAGEVVVNGLVRSDPLMPFGGIRRSGFGRELSSFGIREFVNIKSVIRD; this is encoded by the coding sequence ATGCCCCTGCAGAGTCTCAATCCGTTGACCGGCAAGGTCACGAAGCAGTTTGACGAGTTCACCCCTGAGCAAACCGCCGAAGCCGTGCTTGAGACGGCCAAGGGGTACGCCTCCTGGAAGAACACCGATTTCGCCCATCGGGCGAAGTGTTTGATGAGCCTGGCTCAAGTCCTCAGAGATCGGGCGGACGAGTTTGCCGCGATCATGGCCGAGGAGATGGGCAAGCCCGTAAGCTTTGGCCGTGCAGAAGCCTTGAAGTGCGCCGGAGTCTGCGAATTTTATGCGAAAAACGGCGAAGCCATGTTGACCCCGGAGCCGGTTTCCGGCTGCGGCCAGGAGGCTTATGTGGACTTTGCGCCCATGGGCACCGTGCTTGCGGTCATGCCGTGGAACTTCCCCTTCTGGCAGGTCCTGCGCGTGGCCGCGCCTACGCTCATGGCCGGCAACACCGTGGTTTTGAAGCACGCCTCCAACGTGCCCCAGTGTGCCCTGGCCATTGAATCCGCCTTCCGTGAGTCCGATTTCCCTGACGATGTTTTCCGTACGCTGCTCATCGGCGCGCGCCAGGTCGAGTCCGTTCTCGACGCCGATTCGGTCATCGGGGTGAGCCTGACAGGCAGTGAAGGCGCCGGGAGCAAGGTCGCGGCAGCGGCCGGAGCGCGGCTCAAGAAGTGCGTCATGGAGTTGGGCGGCAGCGACCCGTTCGTGGTCCTGGCCGACGCCGATCTGGACAAGGCCGCCAAGGTCGGAGCCATGTCCCGCTGCGCCAATGCTGGGCAGACCTGCATCGCGGCCAAGCGTTTCATCGTGGTGGAGGAAGCGTACGACGAGTTTCTTGCGGCCCTGGGGCGGGAGATGGACGCCCTCAAGATGGGCGATCCCATGAATGAAGACACCGTGGTCGGTCCCATGTCCTCCACCGGGTTGCGCGCCGAACTGCAACGCCAGGTGGAACGCTGCACGGCCGCGGGTGGCAGAATCGTCAAGGGCGGCGTTCTGCCCGAAGGCGAGGGCGCCTTTTATCCCCTGACGATCATCGCGGACGCGCCCTTCGACGCCGAGGTCTGCCGCGAGGAGTTTTTCGGTCCCGTGGCCCTGGTCTTCAAGGCAAAGGACGAGGAAGAGGCCGTGGCCATGGCCAACGACACTCCGTTCGGTCTGGGCGGTTCGGTCTGGACCGGAGACGGCGCGCACGGTCTGGAACTGGCCCGACGCATCGAGGCAGGCGAAGTGGTGGTCAACGGCCTGGTCCGCAGCGACCCGCTCATGCCGTTCGGCGGTATCCGCCGTTCCGGCTTCGGCCGCGAACTGTCTTCCTTCGGCATCCGTGAATTCGTGAATATCAAGTCGGTCATCCGCGACTAG
- a CDS encoding SLC13 family permease has product MTPEIITVLAVLLFAVLLFIFEWVRVDVVGIIMMVLLPLLGLVTPKQAISGLSSNAVVSIIAVIIIGAGLDKTGVMNSMARVILRFAGKSESRIMTLIAGTVAIISGFMQNIGAAALFLPAAKRIGNQTGVPVGRLLMPMGFCAIIGGCLTLVGSSPLILLNDLMVVGGKKYDAFGLFSVTPVGLLLVAAALVYFILLGRFILPTRDEDESSGPMSSILTNTYNNVGSLFELAVPEGWTNDASLKSLDLRPIYFCTMVAICREKGKQHIFAPLPDEIIRPGDEIVVVGPQEFVEHMAEDLGWELRPELTTFAEELSPNNAGIMEGIVTPRSEFMGKTIAELRIRERFQVSPLAIFRGDKIFVSGLSDIIIESGDALLLHGRWEMFHMLKGLPDLVFTETVKGELLRTDKAKVALMWLAIALVMILGFHVQLSIALLTGALGMVLTKVLTIDEAYQSVDWMTVFLLGGLIPLGMAFENTGAAKFIADTIMAALGTPSALVLLTVIGILTSFFTLVASNVGATVLLVPLSMNMALNAGVDPRVAALTVAVAASNTFVLPTHQVNALIMRPGGYRTIDYVKSGAGMTVLYMVVMISALMLFY; this is encoded by the coding sequence ATGACCCCAGAGATCATAACGGTTCTGGCCGTTCTTCTATTCGCCGTACTCCTCTTCATCTTCGAATGGGTCCGAGTGGACGTGGTCGGCATCATAATGATGGTGCTCCTGCCCCTGCTTGGCCTGGTTACTCCGAAACAGGCCATCAGCGGACTGAGCAGTAACGCCGTCGTTTCCATCATCGCAGTCATCATTATCGGCGCCGGGCTGGACAAGACCGGCGTTATGAACTCAATGGCCAGAGTCATCCTACGTTTCGCCGGGAAAAGCGAATCACGTATCATGACGCTCATAGCGGGCACCGTGGCCATCATATCGGGCTTCATGCAGAACATCGGGGCCGCGGCTCTGTTCCTGCCTGCGGCCAAGCGCATCGGCAACCAGACCGGCGTGCCCGTTGGCCGCCTGCTCATGCCCATGGGCTTTTGTGCCATCATCGGCGGCTGTCTGACCCTGGTCGGTTCCAGCCCGCTGATCCTGCTCAACGACCTGATGGTCGTGGGCGGCAAGAAGTACGACGCCTTCGGCCTGTTCAGCGTGACCCCCGTGGGTCTGCTGCTGGTCGCCGCGGCGCTCGTCTACTTCATCCTGCTCGGCCGCTTCATCCTGCCTACCCGGGACGAGGATGAAAGCTCCGGGCCCATGTCCTCCATCCTGACCAACACCTACAACAACGTCGGTTCCCTGTTCGAGCTGGCCGTACCCGAAGGCTGGACCAACGACGCTTCGCTCAAGTCTCTGGACCTGCGTCCCATATACTTCTGCACCATGGTGGCCATCTGCCGTGAAAAGGGCAAACAGCACATCTTCGCCCCCCTGCCCGATGAGATCATCCGGCCCGGAGACGAGATCGTGGTTGTCGGCCCGCAGGAGTTCGTCGAGCACATGGCCGAAGACCTTGGCTGGGAGCTGCGTCCCGAGCTGACCACCTTTGCCGAGGAGCTGTCCCCGAACAACGCGGGCATCATGGAAGGTATCGTCACCCCCCGGTCCGAGTTCATGGGCAAGACCATCGCCGAACTGCGCATCCGCGAACGGTTCCAGGTCTCGCCTCTGGCCATCTTCCGTGGCGACAAGATCTTCGTCAGCGGACTGTCCGACATCATCATCGAGTCCGGCGACGCCCTGCTGCTGCACGGCCGCTGGGAGATGTTCCACATGCTCAAGGGGTTGCCCGACCTGGTCTTCACCGAGACCGTCAAGGGCGAGCTGTTGCGCACCGACAAGGCCAAAGTCGCGCTCATGTGGCTGGCCATTGCTCTGGTCATGATCCTCGGCTTCCACGTCCAGCTGTCCATCGCGCTTCTGACCGGCGCACTGGGCATGGTCCTGACCAAGGTTCTGACCATCGACGAGGCCTACCAGTCCGTGGACTGGATGACCGTATTCCTGCTCGGCGGTCTCATTCCGCTGGGCATGGCCTTCGAGAACACCGGCGCAGCCAAGTTCATCGCGGACACCATCATGGCCGCGCTGGGTACGCCGTCGGCCCTGGTTCTGCTCACGGTCATCGGTATCCTGACCTCGTTCTTCACCCTGGTGGCCTCCAACGTGGGCGCTACCGTACTCCTCGTCCCGCTGTCCATGAACATGGCGCTCAATGCGGGCGTGGACCCGAGGGTGGCCGCCCTGACCGTGGCCGTGGCCGCGTCCAACACCTTTGTGCTCCCCACCCACCAGGTCAACGCGCTGATCATGCGCCCGGGCGGGTACCGCACCATCGATTACGTCAAGAGCGGGGCCGGGATGACCGTGCTCTACATGGTTGTCATGATATCCGCCTTGATGTTATTCTACTAA
- the nhaB gene encoding sodium/proton antiporter NhaB, which produces MKTPLSKTFVETFLGNAPAWYKLTIIAFLVLNPVLILTVGTFVAGWALIAEFIFTLAMALKCYPLPAGGLLALEAVVMGMTSAEVVYEEALKNFEVILLLIFMVAGIYFMKDFLQFTFTRILVRVRSKKVIALLFCLAGAVLSAFLDALTVTAVIMAVAFGFYNVYHRFASGKASTDSHDLINDESVKETSRAELLEFRGFLRNLMMHGAVGTALGGVCTLVGEPQNLLVGGEMGWHFIPFFLHAMPVTMPVLVVGLLTCLAVEQFHIFGYGFQMPGNIRSFLLETAVQMEEKQGQKGKLKLVIQACAGLWLVLALAFHLAAVGLIGLSVIILLTSLTGVTEEHQLGHAFEEALPFTALLVVFFSVVAVIHSQELFHPIIGFVLSLKGHDQLAAYYIANGLLSSISDNVFVATVYISETKMHFTQVLGAIPHIGMTGQALMDKMTDPHIARADVLATLPQDAATLVKSTMEHFDKLAVAINTGTNIPSVATPNGQAAFLFLLTSALAPVIRLSYGRMVMLALPYTITMSITGLFAVYAFL; this is translated from the coding sequence ATGAAGACACCGTTGTCGAAAACCTTTGTTGAAACATTCCTCGGGAACGCCCCCGCATGGTACAAACTGACCATCATCGCCTTTCTCGTGCTCAACCCCGTGCTCATCCTTACGGTCGGCACGTTCGTGGCAGGATGGGCGCTCATCGCGGAATTCATCTTCACCCTGGCCATGGCGCTGAAGTGTTACCCGCTGCCTGCCGGCGGCCTTCTGGCTCTCGAAGCCGTTGTCATGGGCATGACCTCGGCCGAGGTCGTGTATGAGGAGGCGCTGAAGAACTTCGAGGTTATCCTGCTGTTGATCTTCATGGTCGCGGGCATCTACTTCATGAAGGACTTCCTGCAGTTCACTTTCACGCGCATTCTGGTGCGCGTGCGCTCCAAGAAAGTCATCGCCCTGCTCTTCTGTCTGGCCGGTGCCGTACTGTCCGCCTTCCTGGACGCCCTCACCGTTACCGCCGTCATCATGGCCGTGGCCTTCGGCTTCTACAACGTCTATCACCGCTTCGCGTCCGGCAAGGCCTCGACCGACAGCCACGATCTGATTAACGACGAGAGCGTCAAGGAAACCAGCCGCGCCGAACTGCTCGAGTTCCGTGGCTTCTTGCGCAACCTGATGATGCACGGTGCGGTCGGTACCGCCCTGGGCGGCGTCTGCACGCTGGTCGGCGAACCGCAGAACCTGCTGGTTGGCGGCGAGATGGGCTGGCACTTCATTCCGTTCTTCCTGCACGCCATGCCCGTGACCATGCCGGTCCTGGTCGTCGGCCTGCTGACCTGCCTGGCCGTGGAGCAGTTCCACATCTTCGGCTACGGCTTCCAGATGCCCGGCAACATCCGCTCCTTCCTGCTGGAAACCGCCGTGCAGATGGAAGAGAAACAGGGCCAGAAAGGCAAGCTCAAGCTGGTCATCCAGGCCTGCGCCGGCCTGTGGCTGGTCCTCGCTCTGGCCTTCCACCTGGCCGCGGTCGGTCTCATCGGCCTGTCCGTCATCATTCTGCTGACCTCGCTGACCGGTGTCACCGAAGAACATCAGCTCGGCCACGCCTTTGAAGAGGCTCTGCCCTTCACCGCCCTGCTGGTGGTCTTCTTCTCCGTTGTCGCGGTCATCCACTCCCAGGAGCTGTTCCACCCGATCATCGGATTCGTTCTGAGCCTGAAGGGCCATGACCAGCTGGCGGCCTACTACATCGCCAACGGCCTGCTCTCCTCCATCTCGGACAACGTCTTCGTTGCCACGGTCTACATCTCCGAAACCAAGATGCACTTCACCCAGGTGCTGGGCGCCATTCCCCATATCGGCATGACCGGCCAGGCCCTGATGGACAAGATGACCGATCCCCACATCGCCCGTGCCGACGTGCTCGCCACGCTCCCCCAGGATGCGGCGACCCTGGTCAAGTCCACCATGGAGCACTTCGACAAGCTGGCCGTGGCCATCAACACCGGAACCAACATTCCGTCCGTTGCCACCCCGAACGGCCAGGCTGCCTTCCTGTTCCTGCTGACCAGCGCGCTGGCGCCGGTCATTCGCCTGTCCTATGGCAGAATGGTCATGCTGGCCCTGCCGTACACCATCACCATGTCCATCACCGGACTGTTCGCTGTGTACGCCTTCCTCTAG
- a CDS encoding ferritin-like domain-containing protein translates to MATKEERREKVIEVLNQARSMELQAIHLYMNQHYNLDDMDYGELASNMKLIAIDEMRHAEQFAERIKELGGEPTDQKSKKVERGQKIEVIFNYDSTEEDDTIDAYNQFLLVCRENGDSISEKLFETIIDEEQAHFNYFDAIKGHIEKLGNTFLSRIAGTPSSTGLADQGFVINAQNA, encoded by the coding sequence ATGGCTACCAAAGAAGAACGTCGTGAAAAAGTCATCGAAGTGTTGAACCAGGCCCGTTCCATGGAGCTGCAGGCCATCCACCTGTACATGAACCAGCACTACAACCTGGACGACATGGACTACGGCGAGCTGGCCTCCAACATGAAGCTGATCGCCATTGACGAAATGCGCCACGCCGAACAGTTCGCCGAGCGCATCAAGGAACTGGGCGGCGAGCCCACGGACCAGAAGTCCAAGAAAGTGGAACGGGGCCAGAAGATCGAAGTCATCTTCAACTATGACTCCACCGAAGAGGACGACACCATCGACGCCTACAACCAGTTCCTGCTGGTCTGTCGCGAGAACGGCGATTCCATCAGTGAAAAACTGTTCGAGACCATCATCGACGAGGAGCAGGCCCACTTCAACTACTTCGACGCCATCAAGGGTCACATCGAAAAGCTGGGCAACACCTTCCTGTCCCGCATCGCCGGTACCCCCTCTTCCACCGGCCTGGCCGACCAGGGCTTTGTCATCAACGCCCAGAACGCCTAA
- a CDS encoding PilZ domain-containing protein, with amino-acid sequence MPRTQHDTFRIVETMSESVKVCFDINQENFQALKRVAKAEGLDCSQYVSSLVEGALKDFISRDRSVNGNERRRYMRVDVSLPAISCVKFSDREMRSYPVMVDDISQGGLRISFKDIPPELAEKLATSSFFEVFFTLPHLSQTVSFYCRRLRHKVDRDVTMVGVFEGSNPETVSMVDAMMEYYTA; translated from the coding sequence ATGCCCCGCACACAGCACGATACATTTAGGATAGTTGAAACGATGTCTGAATCGGTGAAAGTATGTTTCGACATAAATCAAGAGAATTTTCAGGCGCTTAAACGTGTTGCCAAAGCGGAAGGGCTAGACTGCTCCCAGTATGTTTCAAGCCTCGTGGAAGGTGCTCTGAAGGATTTCATCAGCCGGGACCGGTCTGTAAACGGCAATGAACGTCGACGCTACATGAGGGTGGATGTGTCGCTTCCAGCGATATCATGCGTAAAGTTTTCCGACAGGGAGATGCGCAGCTATCCGGTCATGGTGGATGATATTTCCCAGGGCGGATTGCGGATATCCTTCAAGGACATTCCCCCGGAACTGGCTGAAAAGTTGGCAACATCCTCATTTTTCGAGGTGTTTTTCACCTTGCCCCACTTGTCTCAAACCGTCTCGTTCTATTGTCGGCGTTTGCGCCACAAGGTGGACCGTGATGTGACTATGGTAGGGGTGTTCGAGGGCAGCAATCCCGAGACGGTCTCCATGGTGGACGCCATGATGGAGTATTATACCGCCTAG